Below is a genomic region from Bacteroidia bacterium.
CCCGGGGCCTACAGCCTGTTTCCTAAATCGCTCGATGAGGCGGTGCCTTTCGAGATTATTACCAATCCTGAGCACAAGGATTATCCTGACCAAATCGTATACATTGCCGATGCGTCTAACCTGAAGCGCAACATGATGTTTCTGACGCAAATTCTTGATCTGGGAATACCAACCATCCTTGTGCTGAACATGACGGACCAGGCGGAGAAACAGGGAATCCACATCAACGTGGAGAAGCTGGAAATGGAGCTTGGCGTAGAGATCGTTACGACAAACGCAAGAAAGCGTACAGGCATAGATAAGGTAAAAGAGGCCCTCACCCGCAATTCCGGTATTAACAGCAGGAAATTCTACTCTTTTGACGAGATCACTGCAAAGATGCTGGACGAAGTTGGTTCAAAGATCAATGTCAATGAGCCCTATCTCGCTTTTGTCCATTCTCATATTCCTGGCAATGAATCCATTATGCCGGTGCAGCTTAAAGCAGAGGTGGAGGATATCCTGGCCAAGTATAAAGTGGACAAAGGCAAGAACCGGAGAGAGGATGTGCTTTATCGCTACAAGCATATTGATCGCATTCTTTCCGAAAGCGTGAAGCGCAATGGCCGTGAGGAAGTGGAGAAGTTTTCATCAGGCCTTGATAAAGTGCTCACACACAAAATATTCGGTTATGTAATTTTCTTCATCATCCTTCTGCTCATATTCCAGGCGATTTTTTCATGGGCAACGTATCCGATGGACTGGATTGATGCCGGCTTTGGCTGGCTGGGTTCGGTTATTACCGCAGCATTGCCGGCAGGTTTCATCAGCGATCTGCTGGTGAACGGAATTTTAAGCGGTCTGAGCGGAGTCGTCATTTTCATTCCGCAGATAGCCATTCTCTATTTTTTCATAGCCATTATGGAAGACACCGGGTACTTGTCCCGTGTGTCTTTTTTGATGGACAATATAATGCGCAAGTTTGGGATGAGCGGCAAATCGCTGGTGCCCTTAATGAGCGGCACTGCCTGCGCTATCCCCGCCATAATGGCCACCAGAAATATCGAAAACTGGAGAGACCGGATGGTAACGCTGATGGTAACCCCCCTCATGAGTTGTTCGGCAAGGTTGCCTGTATACATTCTTCTTATCGGGCTGGTAATTCCTGAATCCAGCTTTTGGGGATTCGTCAGCATTCAGGCCATTTTCCTGATGGGCTTGTATGTTCTCGGATTCGTGGCTGCGATCTCGGCTGCCATCATTTTGAAATATACCCTGAAAACCGATCAAAAGAACTTCTTCATGTTAGAACTGCCCGTGTACCGGATGCCGAGGTGGAGCAATGTTCTTTTCACATCTTATGATCGCGCAAAATCTTTTGTGGTGGAAGCCGGTAAAATTATCATTGCCATTTCCATTGTGCTTTGGGTGCTGGCAACTTTTGGCCCTCCGGAAAAAATGGCTGACATTAACCGAAGATATTCTGAAACAACGGCCAACGGAGAGGACGGTGATATGCTAAGGAAAATGGAAGCGGAAAAATTGGAAGCAAGCTTTGCCGGGATGCTGGGCCAGGTTATCGAGCCGGTCATCCGTCCGCTGGGATATGACTGGAAAATTGGCATTGCTCTCATTACGTCTTTTGCGGCTCGCGAGGTATTTGTCGGCACTATGGCTACGATCTATGGTGTGGAACAGGGGGATGAAAGCGCAGGATTTTCGGGGCTGAAGGCCAAGCTACTGGCCGAAAAACATCCTGACACCGGTAAGCCGGTTTATACGCTCGCAACGGTTCTTTCGCTAATGATCTTTTACGCATTTGCCATGCAATGTATGAGTACGCTTGCAGTTACCAAAAAGGAAACGCGGAGTTGGAAATGGCCGGCCATTCAGTTTGTAGCCTTTACCGGGGCAGCTTACATCTTCAGCCTGATCATTTTCCAGGTATTCGGTTAGTTACTTTGCGATTCCCGTAGAAATTATTTTTAGTCATATTCTAAAAATCCAGGTAAAAACCTGCTTTTACCCCGAAGCGTTGCGCATCAGGATTGTCAAGATAGGTGAGGCGCTGATAGGCATGGATCTTAAAAAACCTGAAGATATTTTCAAAACCAAAACCTGCCTCAGCATAAGGGATGTTGCCGGAATAGGTTTCCAGTGGAGTTAATGCTCGTCCTTCTGCGTCAGTCTCCGGGAGCAATTCGCGATTCCGGTTGTTGAGTTCGCCATATCCAATTGAAAAGGTAGTCACAGTCCGCCATCCCAGCTTGCGGAACAGAGGAATCCGGTTAGAAAGGTTTCCATCAAAATGAAAAGAAATAAAGGCGCTCACGGATTGGTCGCTTGCAAATTCATTCAGCCGCACGAGATTAAATGCATTATCATTTATTATAAATGATTGGTTTCCACGTGCAAAATTCAGAAGCGGGTAGGGAAGCGGAGTAAAGACTTTTTTTCCTATAACTGAATATTCAAGTCTGCCAATTGAATAAAAACGGGCGCGCTGGGCTACCTGGGCGACTATTTTATCATAACTGAAATCACTGTTCAGTACATTTTCAAAACCATGTGTATATGCTATGGTAAGAGTTGGGATGGACCCTGTGCGGATATAGTAGCGGGTATTTCCGCTATGCAAAAAGAATTCATCCGGAGAAATCCTGGCCTGAATCGTTAATTCTGAGGTATTTAAATTCTTCTTTTTGGTTGAATCAGCCGGTATATTGTCCAAGTATGAAAAGACAAAATCCCCTTCAGGCCTCATATTCCGGTGCCGGGCGATGAGGTAGCCTGTAAAGCCACGGAAGTAATCACTTTCAAACCATGCTGTATGATCTGTGGTGAGAAAGAATTTTTCGAGGTTGGCGAATCGGTCTGATACAGGACGGAAATTATTGTTAGAGAAAAAGCGCTGGCCTGAACCGAGACCGAAAAGGTCATAATCACGTTGGATTCCGATCACCGTCCAGTCTTTTTTATTCAGGAAATATTGAAGCTGAAGATTGTGTTTAAAGCGCTCGTCCTTAGTGCCATACGCCAGATATCCTTTCAGCCGGAAGCTGGATTTCAATTTGTCTTTGGTGCGGAAGCCGAGTTGAAAGCGATTTCCTTCCACCAGGTTTTGGCTGTATCCTTCCAGCAGCGGCCCGAGAGCTATGGGCCCCATAGAAATGTAGCGGGTAACAGCGATTTCAGCGAGGCCCACCAAAAAGCGGCTGCCGTATGTGTCACTTTTTTTCTCAGGTTGCAGAAGTGTGCTGAGTTCGCAGGCACCTACTGAAGCCTGAAACTCCGGAACCATTTGTTGCGCTGAAGAATCCCCCAGTTCTATGCGCCTCCGGTAAAATGACTTGGGTTTCGGCTCTCCCAGCAGTATATTATTGTGCTGACTGCAAATCTCTGCCTGGGTGGCAATGGTCTTCAGGTATGGCCGCACCATCTTCAGAAATATGTTCATTCGTTCAGGGAAAAATATCACGCTGTCGCCATATTCCATAGGCTTATAATATTGATCCATCGTAAAATTCTCTACGAAATTGATCGCTGCCGCCTCGCCAAAACCTACTGAAACATGATTAAGTGCATAAGTAGCCGAATCAATATTAAGCTGGCCATAAAGGTCTCTACGCCATTTTCGTTTAGGCGTAAAATAAATTACATAATAGCTCCGGCCTTTTTCGCGAACCGTTTCTATAAAAGCATAATTATAATGTTTCAAAGCTTTTTCTGAGAGGGGAGAAAGAAAGAGCCTGTCGAACATGTCAAGATAATCATTGTAAAAATTGAAATCCATGAAAGTCTTGCCTGTGACCTGTCCAAGAAATTCTTTATTGAAGATGCCATGATCCTCAACATAATAGGAATGGACTTCCTCTTTTTTCAGGCGGGGATCTTTACGGTAATAGTAGGAACTGTGATTTTTAAAGTTGAATACCGGGATGAAGCGTTCGGAAGTATCTTGCTTAGCCTTGCTCAGGCGTTGCAATATTTTGCTGAATGGTTTCAGCAAAGATTCTTTCTGTAATGAGGCTGCTTTATCAATGTATACCATTTCGCTGGTGGTAATATCGAATTGCCAGCCCGGCAGGTTTTCATAATTATTGGACGGCCTGGCCTGGATGGCCCGGCTGATGATCGTATCAGGAGGGAAAGGAGGGGGCTGAAATACCAGAATCTCTGAAGAATCTGCCTGGGCGCTCAGCATCGCAGGGAGCAAAAGACAACACCAGGCGAAGGGCAGCCGTAAGTAACGGAGCATTTTTATATTAGATTCTCCTTCTGGAAATAAATAATAATATGATCCCGTATAAATTGTTCCTGCACGGAAGATTTCATATCGGGGATTGGCTTTACCTGTTCATAAACCGGCCATCCTTTCGCATCCTTGCCGGCCAGCGTAAAATAGCCTGACTCACTTACCACTCTGCAGAAAGCAATGTTCATCAGGTCCATTTTTTCTTCCTTCTTCAATTTTCCTTTAGAACGCCCGGTTTCGCGCAAGCCAACAAGAAAGAGCGCTGTTTTTACATCAGGCTCCTGATTGAACTGCGCACGGATGCGTTGCTGCACCTCTTCCCACTTGTGATCTTTATGTATTGTGATGCTCCCCATTTTTTCTATTCTTGAATTATTTAAACATTTTAAGGAAGGAAATGATACAGATTATTTTTCTGTTTTTTATTTAATGAATTTATAAAATCCATCCTTATGATCTGGTATGCGCTATTTTAAGCCAATGATCAGGTCACAATTATAGTCAGATTTTCTTACTCCCTTACCTTCTGGAGCAGTGTCCCATTTCCGACCCACATCATAAAGTATGGCAGCGAACCTGAATTTTGCTTAATGCAAAGGAGATATGGCCCGTCAAAATACCAGGTGCTCTTTCCCCGTGCCGGATTCGATTCCGCAGCGGTCCCTTTGTCAGCGGAAATGCTCATTTTCACTACTTGCTCTGCCTTGCTGATTACATTAAGATCCAGTTGTCCGGAACTGCCGGAAATCGCAAAATCGAGCATAGGGAAGATTAGTTCGTCATCTCCGTTAAAAGCTGCGGAGACATTTAACCTGTGGATGGAGTCAGCCTCTTCGAATATCTTTAACATCGAAACTGGCCGTGCGGATTTCACCAGCCACAATTCCTCATTGTGAGATAACGAAATAACTGCAGTTGCAATGAAAGGCCCCTGAGAAAGCCTAACCTGAGATGTTGAAGTATCGCCCGAAGGCAACCAGGAAATTCCATGAACATTTTCACCGGCAAAAGTTAATTGTGTCTTTTTGAAGATTTCCGGAAGAGTAACCTTTTTCAAGAGGTAAGTGAAAATGGTAAAGCCGGAGGCGGCAGTTTCAACTTCCACCGGGGGATGATTATGGAATTTAGCAGAGATGCGCTGGGTTACCGTGTCCTGCAAGGCTGATGGATCGTTGTCAACTGCAATCACGTAGTTAGCAGGATCTATCCGACTTTCGTTGTTGAGCCATTGCTGTCTTTCTGTATTTGCCACGCCCAGCATTTCTTCATGACCTGCAATGGCGAGGGGCAATGTCGCGCTGTATATGAGGGTATTCGTAAAATTAGCTTCAGAAGCCGGGTAGGAAATGATATCCACACCATTAGTCGTATCAGTATCAGCAAGGATAGTAGCGGTAAATGAACTTCGCTTGGAATAATAGTAAATCACGTACACCGAGAAAATGGCAACAATGAGAAGGCAAAGTACCGTCAGCGGTTTTCGAAGCTTCTGCTTTACTTCTTCGTCTTCGCTCATGCTTATCGTTCTTCCTGCTCTTTAATGCTCTCTGATTCCGTGACCTTCACCCTTCTCACGCGTTTTTTGTCTACGGATTCCACAGTGAATACGAATCCTTTTAAAGGAATTTGTTCCTGCAAGTCAGGAATTCGTCCGCTCATTTCAACCACTAGCCCGCCAATAGATTCTGCTTCTCCCTTCACTTTATCAAAAGCATCCTCTTCGAGGTTCATCACACGCGTCACATCCGTCAAAGAGGTTTTTCCATCAAATACATAATTGTGGTCGTCAATTTTATTGTAAAATATTTCTTCCTCATCGAATTCGTCATTGATCTCCCCAACTATTTCTTCCAAAACATCTTCCAATGTCACGATGCCTGAAGTGCCTCCATATTCATCTACCACAATTGCCAGGTGTACTTTTTTTTCCTGAAATTCCTTAAGCAGATCGTCTATCATTTTATTGTCGGGAACGAAATAAGGCTTGCGCACCAGTTTTACCCAATTTACTTCCTCCTTTTGATGAAGAAAAGGAATCAGGTCTTTGATGTAGAGTACACCTTCAATATGATCAATGTTTTCTTTGAAAACGGGCAGGCGTGAGTACCGATGCTCATTGATTTCCTTTACCAGTGCGTTAAATGAAGTATCAATATCATATGCAACAATATCTACGCGCGAAGTCATGAT
It encodes:
- the feoB gene encoding ferrous iron transport protein B, with translation MLRVVLAGNPNSGKTSLFNALTGLRQKVANFPGITVDKKIGFTTLEGSQKAQIIDLPGAYSLFPKSLDEAVPFEIITNPEHKDYPDQIVYIADASNLKRNMMFLTQILDLGIPTILVLNMTDQAEKQGIHINVEKLEMELGVEIVTTNARKRTGIDKVKEALTRNSGINSRKFYSFDEITAKMLDEVGSKINVNEPYLAFVHSHIPGNESIMPVQLKAEVEDILAKYKVDKGKNRREDVLYRYKHIDRILSESVKRNGREEVEKFSSGLDKVLTHKIFGYVIFFIILLLIFQAIFSWATYPMDWIDAGFGWLGSVITAALPAGFISDLLVNGILSGLSGVVIFIPQIAILYFFIAIMEDTGYLSRVSFLMDNIMRKFGMSGKSLVPLMSGTACAIPAIMATRNIENWRDRMVTLMVTPLMSCSARLPVYILLIGLVIPESSFWGFVSIQAIFLMGLYVLGFVAAISAAIILKYTLKTDQKNFFMLELPVYRMPRWSNVLFTSYDRAKSFVVEAGKIIIAISIVLWVLATFGPPEKMADINRRYSETTANGEDGDMLRKMEAEKLEASFAGMLGQVIEPVIRPLGYDWKIGIALITSFAAREVFVGTMATIYGVEQGDESAGFSGLKAKLLAEKHPDTGKPVYTLATVLSLMIFYAFAMQCMSTLAVTKKETRSWKWPAIQFVAFTGAAYIFSLIIFQVFG
- a CDS encoding DUF5686 family protein; the protein is MLRYLRLPFAWCCLLLPAMLSAQADSSEILVFQPPPFPPDTIISRAIQARPSNNYENLPGWQFDITTSEMVYIDKAASLQKESLLKPFSKILQRLSKAKQDTSERFIPVFNFKNHSSYYYRKDPRLKKEEVHSYYVEDHGIFNKEFLGQVTGKTFMDFNFYNDYLDMFDRLFLSPLSEKALKHYNYAFIETVREKGRSYYVIYFTPKRKWRRDLYGQLNIDSATYALNHVSVGFGEAAAINFVENFTMDQYYKPMEYGDSVIFFPERMNIFLKMVRPYLKTIATQAEICSQHNNILLGEPKPKSFYRRRIELGDSSAQQMVPEFQASVGACELSTLLQPEKKSDTYGSRFLVGLAEIAVTRYISMGPIALGPLLEGYSQNLVEGNRFQLGFRTKDKLKSSFRLKGYLAYGTKDERFKHNLQLQYFLNKKDWTVIGIQRDYDLFGLGSGQRFFSNNNFRPVSDRFANLEKFFLTTDHTAWFESDYFRGFTGYLIARHRNMRPEGDFVFSYLDNIPADSTKKKNLNTSELTIQARISPDEFFLHSGNTRYYIRTGSIPTLTIAYTHGFENVLNSDFSYDKIVAQVAQRARFYSIGRLEYSVIGKKVFTPLPYPLLNFARGNQSFIINDNAFNLVRLNEFASDQSVSAFISFHFDGNLSNRIPLFRKLGWRTVTTFSIGYGELNNRNRELLPETDAEGRALTPLETYSGNIPYAEAGFGFENIFRFFKIHAYQRLTYLDNPDAQRFGVKAGFYLDF